From a region of the Actinomycetota bacterium genome:
- a CDS encoding methionine adenosyltransferase, translated as MAHRLFTSESVTEGHPDKMADQISDAILDDLLRQDRRSRVAVETMLTTGQVHVSGEVTTDGFADVMKLVRDVVLEIGYDSSVKGFDGESCGIQVSIGKQSPDIAQGVDDAFEERVEGSGDEIDRQGAGDQGLMFGYACNDTPTLMPLPISLAHRLAERLTAVRKDGTVPYLRPDGKTQVTIAYDGDRPVRIDTVVVSSQHAKDISLDNMLAPDIRKHVVEPILDTVDLPSDGFRLLVNPTGKFEVGGPMGDAGLTGRKIIVDTYGGMARHGGGAFSGKDPSKVDRSAAYAMRWVAKNVVAAGLATRCEVQVAYAIGKAHPVGVFVETFGTGVASDEAIQAAVLDVFDLRPAAIIRDLDLLRPIYRQTAAYGHFGRELPDLTWERTDRVDALRAAAGR; from the coding sequence GTGGCACATCGCCTCTTCACCTCGGAGTCCGTGACCGAGGGCCACCCGGACAAGATGGCTGACCAGATCAGCGACGCCATCCTCGACGACCTGCTGCGGCAGGACCGCCGCAGCCGGGTGGCCGTCGAGACGATGCTCACCACCGGGCAGGTGCACGTGTCCGGCGAGGTCACCACCGACGGTTTCGCCGACGTGATGAAGCTCGTCCGCGACGTCGTGCTGGAGATCGGTTACGACTCGTCGGTGAAGGGGTTCGACGGGGAGTCCTGCGGGATCCAGGTGTCGATCGGCAAGCAGTCGCCGGACATCGCCCAGGGCGTCGACGACGCGTTCGAGGAGCGCGTCGAAGGCTCCGGGGACGAGATCGACCGGCAGGGGGCCGGTGACCAGGGCCTGATGTTCGGCTACGCCTGCAACGACACCCCGACGCTGATGCCGCTGCCGATCAGCCTGGCGCACCGGCTCGCCGAACGGCTCACCGCGGTGCGCAAGGACGGGACGGTGCCGTACCTGCGCCCCGACGGCAAGACCCAGGTGACGATCGCGTACGACGGCGACCGCCCGGTCCGGATCGACACCGTCGTGGTCTCCAGCCAGCACGCCAAGGACATCAGCCTGGACAACATGCTCGCGCCGGACATCCGCAAGCACGTGGTCGAACCGATCCTGGACACCGTCGACCTGCCCTCGGACGGCTTCCGGCTGCTGGTGAACCCGACCGGCAAGTTCGAGGTCGGTGGGCCGATGGGCGATGCGGGCCTGACCGGTCGCAAGATCATCGTCGACACGTACGGCGGGATGGCGCGGCACGGCGGCGGCGCCTTCTCCGGCAAGGACCCGTCGAAGGTGGACCGGTCAGCGGCTTACGCGATGCGCTGGGTGGCCAAGAACGTCGTGGCGGCGGGGCTGGCCACCCGCTGCGAGGTGCAGGTCGCCTACGCGATCGGTAAGGCGCATCCCGTCGGCGTGTTCGTCGAGACCTTCGGCACCGGTGTGGCGTCCGACGAGGCGATCCAGGCCGCGGTCCTCGACGTCTTCGACCTGCGGCCGGCCGCGATCATCCGCGACCTGGACCTGTTGCGGCCGATCTACCGGCAGACCGCGGCGTACGGCCACTTCGGACGCGAACTGCCCGACCTCACCTGGGAGCGCACGGACCGGGTCGACGCGCTGCGCGCCGCCGCCGGCCGCTGA
- the coaBC gene encoding bifunctional phosphopantothenoylcysteine decarboxylase/phosphopantothenate--cysteine ligase CoaBC — MTAGPQARRIVLGVGGGIAAYKVADLLRRLTESGHDVRVVPTAAALQFVGAPTWAALSGHPVASDVFADVHDVPHVRLGQQADLVLVAPATADLLAKAATGQADDLLTATLLTARCPVVLAPAMHTEMWEHPATRANVATLRSRGVLVVEPAVGRLTGADSGAGRLPEPAELAALAERVLTRGGSGAADLLGRRVLVSAGGTREPIDPVRFLGNASSGRQGWALAATAAARGAEVVLVAANVTLPEPAGVKVVTVGTALELQDAVSAAAVDVDAVVMAAAVADFRPAAAAAYKIKKSDDPDQVPEPLVLQRNPDVLREIVATRRPGQVIVGFAAETGDDHATVLEHGRAKLARKGVDLLVVNPVGSGLAFGTADNEAVVLGADGAEVPIARGPKDVLADAVWDLVVARLTH; from the coding sequence GTGACCGCCGGCCCGCAGGCTCGCCGCATCGTCCTCGGGGTCGGTGGCGGGATCGCGGCGTACAAGGTCGCCGACCTGCTCCGGCGGCTGACCGAGAGCGGCCACGACGTGCGAGTCGTGCCGACGGCCGCGGCGCTGCAGTTCGTCGGCGCGCCGACGTGGGCGGCGCTGTCCGGGCACCCGGTCGCCAGCGACGTCTTCGCCGACGTCCACGACGTGCCGCACGTGCGGCTGGGCCAGCAGGCCGACCTCGTCCTGGTGGCCCCGGCCACGGCCGATCTGCTCGCCAAGGCCGCCACGGGCCAGGCCGACGACCTGCTCACCGCGACGCTGCTGACCGCCCGCTGTCCGGTCGTGCTCGCGCCGGCGATGCACACCGAGATGTGGGAGCACCCCGCCACCCGGGCCAACGTCGCCACGCTGCGCTCGCGCGGCGTGCTGGTCGTCGAGCCGGCGGTCGGCCGGCTGACCGGGGCCGACAGCGGCGCCGGCCGGCTGCCCGAGCCGGCGGAGCTGGCCGCCCTCGCCGAACGGGTGCTCACCCGCGGCGGGTCCGGCGCCGCCGACCTGCTCGGCCGCCGGGTGCTCGTCAGCGCCGGCGGGACACGCGAGCCGATCGACCCGGTCCGCTTCCTGGGCAACGCCTCCAGCGGCCGGCAGGGGTGGGCGCTGGCCGCGACCGCGGCGGCCCGGGGCGCCGAGGTCGTGCTGGTCGCCGCGAACGTCACGCTGCCCGAGCCGGCCGGAGTCAAGGTCGTGACCGTGGGGACGGCGCTGGAGTTGCAGGACGCGGTCTCCGCCGCCGCTGTCGACGTCGACGCCGTGGTGATGGCCGCGGCGGTGGCGGACTTCCGGCCGGCGGCCGCCGCGGCGTACAAGATCAAGAAGTCGGACGATCCCGATCAGGTCCCCGAACCCCTTGTGCTGCAGCGCAATCCGGACGTCCTGCGGGAGATCGTAGCGACCCGCCGGCCGGGTCAGGTGATCGTCGGCTTCGCTGCCGAGACCGGCGACGACCACGCCACCGTGCTCGAGCACGGCCGGGCCAAGCTCGCGCGCAAGGGCGTCGACCTCCTCGTGGTGAACCCGGTCGGCTCGGGCCTGGCGTTCGGTACGGCCGACAACGAGGCGGTCGTGCTCGGCGCCGATGGCGCCGAGGTACCGATCGCGAGGGGACCCAAGGACGTGCTGGCCGACGCCGTCTGGGACCTCGTCGTGGCCCGTCTCACCCACTGA
- a CDS encoding primosomal protein N' has product MVAVALPHLDRPFDYAVPASLAPTALPGTRVRVRFAGRLVDGWLLERVAGSEHPGRLARIERVVSPEQVLTTEVAGLARAVADHYAGSLADVLRLAVPPRHARAERRADPDPAPRPVPPADDGPWAQYTGGAALLARVGAPVPGEPGPRAVWSALPGQPWIEAVAHLAVATLAAGRGVLVVVPDARDAGRMTAQLRARTTVGSVAELRADAGPERRYRTFLDVRRSLVRAVVGTRAAAFAPVDQLGLAVLWDDGDDLLAEPRAPYPHAREVLALRAHRTGCALVLGGYARTAEAARLVATGWARPVTAPRGVVRTYAPRVRATGEDAELARDPAARSARLPHLAWRTAHAALADGPVLVQAPRRGYVPALACQSCRTPARCAVCSGPLQVSSGHAVPACAWCGRLAGDWRCPVCAGTRLRAVTVGALRTVDELGRAFPGVPVTVSAGSDVVATVPDKPALVVATPGAEPIAAGGYAAVVLLDARALLGRADLRSGEEAARRWFGAAALARPQAPVVVVGDPALPQLQALLRWDPAGLAERELAEREAAQLPPAVRLATVTGPAAAVGELLAALQPPPGTRVLGPAPVSPGRDEAAERTPGPARARAILVTRIADGAALARALHAAASLRSARRATDAVEIRLDPVALG; this is encoded by the coding sequence GTGGTCGCGGTGGCGCTGCCACATCTGGACCGGCCCTTCGACTACGCCGTCCCGGCCTCGCTGGCGCCCACCGCGTTGCCGGGGACCCGGGTCCGGGTCCGCTTCGCCGGCCGGCTGGTCGACGGCTGGCTACTCGAACGCGTAGCGGGCAGCGAGCATCCCGGCCGCCTGGCCCGGATCGAGCGCGTCGTCTCCCCGGAGCAGGTCCTCACCACCGAGGTTGCCGGCCTCGCCCGGGCGGTGGCCGATCACTACGCCGGCAGCCTGGCCGACGTGCTGCGGCTGGCCGTGCCGCCGCGGCACGCCCGGGCCGAGCGCCGGGCCGATCCCGATCCGGCACCGCGCCCGGTGCCGCCGGCCGACGACGGGCCCTGGGCGCAGTACACCGGGGGTGCCGCGCTGCTGGCCCGGGTCGGCGCGCCGGTGCCCGGCGAACCGGGCCCCCGGGCGGTGTGGTCGGCACTGCCGGGCCAGCCGTGGATCGAGGCCGTGGCGCACCTCGCGGTCGCGACCCTCGCTGCCGGCCGGGGGGTGCTCGTGGTGGTCCCGGACGCGCGCGACGCCGGCCGGATGACAGCACAGCTGCGGGCCCGGACCACCGTCGGCAGCGTCGCCGAGCTGCGCGCGGACGCCGGCCCGGAACGGCGGTACCGCACGTTCCTCGACGTACGGCGAAGCCTCGTGCGCGCCGTCGTCGGCACCCGCGCCGCGGCATTCGCGCCGGTCGATCAGCTGGGCCTGGCCGTGCTGTGGGACGACGGGGACGACCTGCTCGCCGAGCCCCGGGCGCCGTACCCGCACGCCCGCGAGGTGCTGGCGCTGCGGGCTCACCGCACCGGCTGCGCGCTCGTGCTGGGCGGCTACGCCCGCACGGCCGAGGCCGCGCGGCTGGTGGCGACCGGGTGGGCCCGGCCGGTGACGGCGCCGCGAGGAGTGGTGCGGACGTACGCGCCGCGGGTGCGGGCGACCGGTGAGGACGCCGAACTGGCGCGCGACCCCGCAGCTCGATCCGCCCGGCTCCCGCACCTGGCGTGGCGGACGGCGCATGCCGCGCTCGCCGACGGCCCGGTCCTGGTGCAGGCGCCGCGCCGCGGCTACGTCCCGGCGCTGGCGTGCCAGTCCTGCCGTACGCCGGCGCGCTGCGCGGTGTGCTCGGGCCCGCTGCAGGTCTCGTCCGGGCACGCGGTGCCCGCCTGCGCGTGGTGCGGACGGCTGGCCGGCGACTGGCGCTGCCCGGTCTGTGCGGGCACCCGGCTGCGAGCGGTGACGGTCGGGGCGCTGCGAACCGTGGACGAGCTGGGCCGCGCGTTCCCCGGCGTACCGGTCACGGTGTCGGCCGGCTCCGACGTCGTCGCGACGGTGCCGGACAAGCCTGCGCTGGTGGTCGCGACGCCGGGCGCGGAGCCGATCGCTGCCGGTGGCTACGCCGCGGTGGTGCTGCTGGACGCCCGCGCATTGCTCGGCCGGGCCGACCTGCGGTCCGGTGAGGAAGCGGCGCGGCGCTGGTTCGGCGCGGCGGCGCTGGCCCGGCCGCAGGCGCCTGTGGTGGTCGTCGGCGACCCGGCCCTGCCGCAGCTGCAGGCGCTGCTTCGGTGGGACCCGGCCGGTCTCGCCGAACGCGAGCTCGCCGAACGCGAAGCGGCGCAGCTGCCACCGGCGGTACGACTGGCGACCGTCACCGGTCCGGCGGCGGCCGTCGGCGAGTTGCTGGCCGCCCTGCAGCCGCCGCCGGGGACCCGGGTCCTCGGCCCGGCACCGGTGTCGCCGGGGCGCGACGAGGCTGCGGAGCGGACGCCGGGACCGGCCCGCGCCCGCGCGATCCTGGTCACCCGCATCGCCGACGGGGCAGCGCTGGCGCGCGCCCTGCACGCCGCCGCGTCACTGCGCAGTGCCCGCCGCGCGACCGACGCCGTCGAGATCCGGCTGGATCCGGTCGCGCTGGGCTGA
- a CDS encoding DNA-directed RNA polymerase subunit omega — protein MPTSARPEGITHPSIDELLEATDSKYSLVIYAAKRARQINAYYSQLGEGLLEYVGPLVETHVQEKPLSIAMREINAGLLVAEPIEPLEEAAG, from the coding sequence GTGCCCACGTCAGCCCGTCCTGAGGGCATCACCCATCCGTCGATCGACGAGCTGCTCGAGGCGACCGACTCGAAGTACTCGCTGGTGATCTACGCGGCCAAGCGGGCGCGGCAGATCAACGCGTACTACTCCCAGCTCGGCGAGGGCCTGCTGGAGTACGTCGGTCCCCTCGTGGAGACGCACGTGCAGGAGAAGCCGCTGTCGATCGCGATGCGGGAGATCAACGCCGGCCTGCTGGTCGCCGAGCCGATCGAGCCGCTGGAGGAGGCGGCGGGCTGA
- the def gene encoding peptide deformylase, translating to MAILPIRLFGDPVLRTPAAPVETFDKELRRLVQDLTDTMLDAPGAGLAAPQLGVSLRVFTWWVDDEIGHLINPVLDLSDETQDGDEGCLSIPDLAFPTRRALQVVATGQNMYGEPVTISGSDLLARCVQHETDHLDGVLFVDRLDPQVRKEAMKAIREAEWFAEDAPQVKVSPHQISARWL from the coding sequence GTGGCCATCCTGCCGATCCGCCTGTTCGGCGACCCGGTCCTTCGTACCCCCGCCGCCCCGGTCGAGACCTTCGACAAGGAGCTGCGCCGGCTCGTCCAGGACCTCACCGACACCATGCTGGACGCGCCCGGGGCGGGCCTCGCCGCTCCGCAGCTGGGTGTCTCGCTGCGGGTGTTCACGTGGTGGGTCGACGACGAGATCGGCCACCTGATCAACCCCGTCCTGGACCTGTCCGACGAGACGCAGGACGGCGACGAGGGCTGTCTGTCCATCCCCGACCTGGCGTTCCCGACCCGGCGGGCGCTGCAGGTGGTCGCGACCGGTCAGAACATGTACGGCGAACCCGTGACCATCTCCGGCAGCGACCTGCTCGCCCGCTGCGTGCAGCACGAGACCGATCACCTCGACGGGGTGCTGTTCGTCGACCGACTGGATCCGCAGGTCCGCAAGGAGGCGATGAAGGCCATCCGCGAAGCGGAGTGGTTCGCCGAGGATGCGCCGCAGGTCAAGGTCAGCCCGCACCAGATCTCCGCTCGCTGGCTGTGA
- the rpe gene encoding ribulose-phosphate 3-epimerase, which translates to MGLQISPSILSADFARLAEDCAKVADVADWLHVDVMDNHFVPNLTLGLPVVESLLAAVRTPVDCHLMIADPDRWAPAYAEAGAASVTFHVEAAAAPVRLARALRAAGARAGMALKPATPVDPYADLLDELDMLLVMTVEPGFGGQRFLDAVVPKIRRTRELLKGRDLQVWLQVDGGVTEQTIEVCADAGADVFVAGSAVFGTPDPAQAVAGLRAAAQAAASTSWWAGH; encoded by the coding sequence ATGGGCCTGCAGATCTCGCCGAGCATCCTGTCGGCCGACTTCGCCCGGCTCGCCGAGGACTGCGCCAAGGTCGCCGACGTCGCCGACTGGCTGCACGTCGACGTGATGGACAACCATTTCGTGCCGAACCTGACCCTGGGCCTGCCGGTCGTCGAGTCGCTGCTCGCCGCGGTACGGACTCCGGTCGACTGCCACCTCATGATCGCCGACCCCGACCGTTGGGCACCGGCGTACGCCGAGGCCGGCGCGGCGAGCGTGACGTTCCACGTCGAGGCTGCCGCGGCGCCGGTCCGGCTGGCTCGCGCGCTGCGGGCGGCCGGCGCCCGCGCCGGGATGGCGCTGAAGCCGGCGACGCCGGTCGATCCGTACGCCGACCTGCTCGACGAGCTGGACATGCTGCTGGTGATGACCGTCGAGCCGGGCTTCGGCGGCCAGCGGTTCCTGGACGCGGTCGTGCCGAAGATCCGGCGTACCCGCGAACTGCTCAAGGGCCGGGACCTGCAGGTCTGGCTGCAGGTCGACGGCGGCGTCACCGAGCAGACCATCGAGGTGTGCGCCGACGCGGGTGCCGACGTCTTCGTCGCCGGTTCCGCGGTGTTCGGTACGCCGGATCCCGCGCAGGCCGTCGCCGGGCTGCGGGCCGCGGCGCAGGCTGCTGCCAGCACGTCGTGGTGGGCCGGCCACTGA
- a CDS encoding rRNA cytosine-C5-methyltransferase, with protein MSESSGSGRPKRATPHHGRPPATRRPRRLATAVPADPARRAAYDLLHEVGAQGAYANLALPALLRRDRLTGRDAAFATELAFGTLRWQGLYDEILGACLDRPLPQADPRVRDLLRLGCHQVLGMRVPPHAAVATTVDLARDVAGDGAARLGNAVLRQVLRRSRDEWVAAVAPDRASDPAGHLAVAWSHPRWIVSALHDVLGGSWDATQELLRTDNEAAAVTLVARPGALEPAALQAIPGVEPGRWSPYAGRLAHGAPHDLDVVANGRAGVQDEGSQLVALALAAAAVDGPDACWLDLCAGPGGKAALLAGLVAARGGSLTAVEPQPHRAALVRGALRAMPGRHEVIEADGRDRRWPPGTFDRVLADVPCTGLGVLRRRPEARWRRTPGDVAALGPLQRQLLAAALDAVRPGGVVAYATCSPHLAETELVVADVLRARPDAVLTDARALLPSVPQTGPGPFLRLWPQLHGTDGMFLAVIRRTD; from the coding sequence GTGAGCGAGTCCTCCGGCAGCGGCCGGCCGAAGCGCGCGACGCCGCACCACGGCCGGCCGCCGGCCACCCGGCGACCTCGCCGGCTGGCAACCGCTGTCCCGGCTGATCCGGCTCGCCGCGCCGCCTACGACCTGCTGCACGAGGTCGGCGCGCAGGGCGCCTACGCCAACCTCGCGCTGCCCGCCCTGTTGCGCCGTGACCGGCTCACCGGCCGCGACGCCGCTTTCGCCACCGAGCTGGCCTTCGGGACACTGCGCTGGCAGGGCCTGTACGACGAGATCCTCGGGGCCTGCCTGGATCGTCCGCTGCCACAGGCGGATCCGCGGGTGCGCGACCTGCTGCGGCTGGGCTGCCACCAGGTGCTCGGGATGCGGGTACCGCCCCACGCGGCGGTCGCGACGACGGTCGACCTGGCCCGCGACGTCGCCGGCGACGGGGCAGCCCGGCTCGGCAACGCCGTGCTGCGCCAGGTCCTGCGCCGGTCCCGGGACGAGTGGGTCGCCGCCGTGGCGCCGGATCGGGCGAGCGACCCGGCCGGTCACCTCGCCGTCGCCTGGTCGCATCCACGCTGGATCGTCAGCGCCCTGCACGACGTGCTCGGCGGATCCTGGGACGCCACGCAGGAGTTGCTCCGGACCGATAACGAGGCGGCGGCGGTCACCCTCGTGGCACGTCCGGGTGCCCTGGAACCGGCTGCGCTGCAGGCCATTCCCGGGGTCGAGCCAGGTCGCTGGTCGCCGTACGCCGGTCGGCTGGCGCACGGCGCGCCCCACGACCTCGACGTCGTGGCGAACGGGCGCGCCGGTGTGCAGGACGAAGGCAGCCAGCTGGTCGCGTTGGCGCTCGCCGCGGCGGCGGTGGACGGTCCGGACGCCTGCTGGCTGGACCTGTGCGCCGGCCCCGGCGGGAAGGCGGCCCTGCTGGCCGGCCTCGTCGCGGCCCGCGGCGGGAGCCTGACCGCCGTGGAACCGCAGCCGCACCGGGCGGCGCTGGTCCGCGGTGCGCTGCGCGCAATGCCGGGCCGGCACGAGGTGATAGAGGCCGACGGCCGGGACCGGCGTTGGCCGCCCGGCACGTTCGACCGGGTGCTGGCCGACGTGCCGTGCACCGGGCTGGGCGTGCTGCGCCGCCGTCCGGAGGCCCGCTGGCGGCGGACGCCCGGCGACGTGGCGGCGCTGGGTCCGCTGCAGCGGCAGCTGCTGGCCGCCGCGCTCGACGCCGTACGGCCGGGCGGCGTGGTGGCCTACGCCACCTGTTCGCCGCATCTGGCCGAGACCGAACTCGTCGTCGCCGACGTGCTGCGTGCCCGCCCCGACGCGGTGCTGACCGACGCCCGCGCCCTGCTGCCGTCGGTGCCGCAGACCGGCCCAGGCCCGTTCCTGCGGCTGTGGCCGCAGCTGCACGGGACCGACGGGATGTTCCTGGCCGTCATCCGTCGCACCGACTGA
- a CDS encoding methionyl-tRNA formyltransferase, whose protein sequence is MRLLFAGSPAVALPSLHALLGSPRHEVVAVLTRPDAPAGRGRSLTSSAVAVAAREAGVDVLTPARPGEPEFLRRLAELAPQCAPVVAYGGLLPPAALAVPHHGWVNLHFSLLPAWRGAAPVQHAVLHGDQITGASTFQIEAGLDTGPVYGVVTEAIRPDDTSGSLLDRLAVSGAGLLLATLDGIADGTLRPRPQPADGISLAPKLSVEDVRVDWTAPAVRVDRLVRAATPEPGAWTMLGQARLKLRGVVVAPDVADLAPGQLRIERRRVLVGTATCAVALGSVQQQGKKEMPAADWARGQRLDPAAGLQ, encoded by the coding sequence GTGCGCCTGCTGTTCGCCGGTAGTCCGGCGGTCGCGTTGCCGTCGCTGCACGCCCTGCTGGGGTCGCCCCGGCACGAGGTCGTGGCCGTGCTCACCCGGCCCGACGCGCCGGCCGGCCGAGGCCGGTCGCTGACGTCGTCCGCGGTGGCGGTCGCGGCCCGTGAGGCCGGGGTGGACGTCCTGACCCCGGCGCGTCCGGGCGAACCGGAGTTCCTGCGCCGGCTGGCGGAACTCGCGCCGCAGTGCGCGCCGGTGGTGGCGTACGGCGGCCTGCTCCCGCCCGCGGCCCTGGCGGTCCCGCACCACGGCTGGGTGAACCTGCACTTCTCGTTGCTGCCGGCCTGGCGTGGCGCAGCACCCGTGCAACACGCTGTGCTGCACGGGGATCAGATCACCGGGGCGTCGACGTTCCAGATCGAGGCGGGGCTGGATACCGGACCGGTGTACGGCGTGGTGACCGAGGCGATCCGCCCGGACGACACCAGCGGCTCCCTGCTCGATCGGCTCGCGGTGTCCGGGGCCGGGCTGCTGCTGGCGACGCTGGACGGGATCGCCGACGGCACGTTGCGGCCGAGGCCGCAGCCGGCCGACGGGATCTCGTTGGCTCCCAAGCTGTCGGTCGAGGATGTGCGGGTCGACTGGACCGCCCCGGCGGTCCGGGTGGACCGGCTGGTCCGGGCCGCGACGCCGGAACCGGGCGCGTGGACGATGCTCGGCCAGGCACGACTGAAGCTGCGCGGCGTCGTCGTCGCCCCCGACGTCGCCGACCTCGCGCCGGGACAGCTGCGGATCGAGCGGCGTCGCGTCCTGGTCGGTACGGCGACCTGCGCGGTGGCGCTCGGATCCGTTCAGCAGCAAGGGAAGAAGGAGATGCCGGCCGCCGACTGGGCCCGCGGGCAGCGGCTGGACCCCGCCGCCGGGCTGCAGTGA
- a CDS encoding guanylate kinase — translation MRVVNRLTVLSGPSGVGKSTVVARLRAEHPDVWVSVSATTRPPRPGETDGVDYRFVTADHFDALVAAGALLEWAEFAGNRYGTPRADVERQLAAGIPVLLEIELQGARQVRAAMPDARLVFLAPPSWEELRRRLVGRGTEPADVIARRLEVARQELAAEREFDATVVNSSVGDAAAALVELLGSSCGQRAGDDRG, via the coding sequence ATCCGGGTCGTGAACCGCCTCACGGTGCTGTCCGGTCCGTCCGGCGTCGGCAAGAGCACGGTCGTGGCCCGGCTGCGCGCCGAGCACCCCGACGTCTGGGTGTCGGTGTCGGCGACGACCCGGCCGCCGCGCCCCGGGGAGACCGACGGCGTCGACTACCGCTTCGTCACCGCCGACCACTTCGACGCCCTGGTCGCCGCCGGCGCGCTGCTGGAGTGGGCGGAGTTCGCCGGCAACCGGTACGGCACCCCCCGGGCCGACGTCGAACGGCAGCTGGCGGCCGGCATCCCGGTGCTGCTGGAGATCGAACTGCAGGGGGCGCGGCAGGTCCGCGCGGCGATGCCGGACGCCCGGCTGGTCTTCCTGGCCCCGCCGAGCTGGGAGGAGCTCCGCCGGCGGCTGGTGGGTCGCGGCACCGAGCCGGCCGACGTCATCGCCCGGCGCCTGGAGGTGGCCCGGCAGGAGCTGGCCGCGGAGCGGGAGTTCGACGCCACCGTGGTGAACTCGTCGGTCGGTGACGCCGCGGCCGCCTTGGTAGAGTTGCTCGGTTCCTCCTGCGGCCAGCGCGCCGGCGACGACCGCGGCTGA
- a CDS encoding riboflavin synthase, whose amino-acid sequence MFTGIVEELGEVVAVEQLAGDAARLVVRGPVVTADAGYGDSIAVNGVCLTVTEHAADTFAADVMRETLLRSCLAELVPGSPVNLERPVTLATRLGGHLVQGHVDGTGRLVAREPAEHWEVVRVSLPVDLARYVVAKGSITVDGVSLTVVDVGQGEDGPWFSVSLIPTTLSLTTLGRKGIGDAVNLEVDVVAKYVERLMGWRTA is encoded by the coding sequence GTGTTCACCGGCATCGTCGAAGAGCTCGGCGAGGTCGTCGCGGTCGAACAGCTCGCCGGCGACGCCGCGCGCCTGGTGGTGCGGGGTCCGGTGGTCACCGCCGACGCCGGGTACGGCGACTCGATCGCGGTCAACGGCGTCTGCCTGACCGTCACCGAACACGCTGCGGACACCTTCGCGGCCGACGTCATGCGCGAGACCCTGCTGCGGTCGTGCCTGGCCGAGTTGGTCCCCGGATCGCCGGTCAACCTCGAACGCCCGGTCACGCTCGCCACCCGGCTCGGTGGGCACCTCGTACAGGGTCACGTCGACGGGACGGGCCGGCTGGTGGCGCGCGAGCCGGCCGAGCACTGGGAGGTCGTCCGGGTGTCGCTGCCGGTCGATCTGGCACGGTACGTCGTGGCCAAGGGCTCCATCACCGTCGACGGCGTGTCCCTCACCGTCGTCGACGTCGGGCAGGGCGAGGACGGCCCGTGGTTCAGCGTGTCGCTGATCCCGACGACACTGTCCCTGACCACTTTGGGACGCAAAGGGATCGGCGACGCGGTGAACCTCGAGGTCGACGTCGTCGCCAAGTACGTGGAACGCCTGATGGGCTGGAGGACCGCATGA